The window TATTACCTGTTCGGCGACTGGTATGTCTATCATATCAAGGAATGGGACAGGGCCTATGCCGCTTTTCTGCAAAAACGCATAAAGCTTGCCTCGGTCTTGATCCCCGGCCTGGAGGACATCGACGACAGCCAGGTGGAGGTGTTGAAATTCGACGGCGAGATCTCCCCGGCCGAATTAAAGGCCCGCAGGAACCGCCGCTGATTGGTTGCCCCCCTCCTTACCCTCTGCCCCCCCTTTTTTTATTGCCGGTAAAGATCCTCTTTTATTTTTTATCCGAAGCTCACCAGTCTGCCTACGCACACCCGGACCACTGCCGAACGGTTGCGGTTTCGGTGGTGTTGCTGATTTTGCGCCCTTGTTGAACGGTTACGTCCATGGCACTAATTACCTTTCAGGAGGTCTGTCTCGGTTTTGGCAACGCTCCGCTCCTTGACCGGGTTTCCCTGCGGATCGAGCCCGGTGAACGGGTCTGTCTGAAGGGCCGCAACGGAGAGGGCAAGTCCACCTTGATGAAGCTGATGGCCGGCGATCTGGTCCCGGACAGCGGCCGGGTGCTGCGCCGGCCGGGCCTGCGGATCGGCCGGCTGGATCAGGAGGTGCCCGGATCTCTGACCGGGAGTGTCTTTGATGTGGTGGCTGGCGGCCTGGGCGGGATGATGGGGCCTCTTGCCCGCCATCATGCGCTGATCACCCGCCTGGCCGGGGAGTCCGGCGAATCCCTGCTTAATGATCTGGCAGCGGTGGAGCAGGAACTTGAGACCAGCGGGGCCTGGAGCTTCCAGCAGCGGATCGATACCGTGCTGACCCGGCTCAAGCTTGAGCCGGGTCAGCTGTTCGAGCATCTGTCCGGCGGGATGAAACGGCGGGTGTTGCTGGCCCGGGCCCTGGCCATCGGCCCGGACCTGCTCCTTTTGGACGAGCCCACCAACCATCTTGATATCGAGTCCATTGCCTGGCTGGAGGAATTTTTGCTCAACAGCGGCCCGGCCCTGCTCTTTGTCACCCATGACCGCTGGTTTTTACAGAAGCTGGCCACCCGGATACTCGATCTGGACCGGGGCCGGGTGACCAGTTGGCCGGGTGATTACGAGACCTATCTGCGGCGCAAGGAGGAGTCCCTGGCCGTTGAGAGTGCCCACCAGGCCGAGTTCGACCGCAAACTGGCCCGGGAGGAGGTCTGGATCCGCAAGGGGATCAAGGCCCGCCGGACCAGAAACGAGGGGAGGGTGCGGGCCCTGGTCGAAATGCGGCAGGAACGCCGGGCCCGGCGGGAACAACTGGGCCGGGTGCGGATGGAGGTGGCCGGGGCCACCATGTCCGGCAAGCTGGTGGCAAGCCTGCGGAAGGTCTCCTACAGCTTTGCCGATACCGGCAAGGAGATCATAAAAGATCTGACCGCCACGGTTTTCCGGGGCGACAAGATCGGCCTGATCGGCCCCAACGGGATCGGCAAGACCACCCTGCTCCGCCTGCTGCTCGGCGAACTTGCCCCCACAAAAGGACAAATCCGGCTGGGCACCAACCTTGCGCCCGGCTATTTCGATCAGCAGCGCGATCAGCTTGACAGGGAGAAGAGCGTGATCGACAACCTGGGGGACGGCACCGAGTTTGTGGAGATCAACGGCCGGCAGCGCCATATGATCGGTTATCTGCGCGATTTTCTCTTTACCCCGGACCGGGCCCGCTCGCCGGTTAAGATCCTGTCCGGCGGCGAGCGCAACCGGCTGCTCCTGGCCAGGCTCTTTGCCCGGCCGTCAAACATCCTGGTACTGGACGAGCCCACCAATGACCTGGATATGGAGACCCTGGAACTGCTGGAAGAGCTGCTCCTGGACTACAGCGGCACCGTGCTGCTGGTCAGCCATGACCGGGCCTTTATCAATAACGTGGTCACCAGCACCCTGGTCTTTGAGGGCAACGGCCTGGTCCGGGAGTATGCCGGCGGCTATGATGACTGGCTCCGGCAGCGGGCAACGCCGGAACCGGACAAGGGGACGGCTGGAACGATCAAAAAGGAACGGGTGAAGTCACGGGCCAACGGACCGCGCAAGCTTACCTTTAAGGAGGCCCGGGAACTGGAAGGGCTGCCCGGCCGGATTGAGGCCCTGGAGCAGGAGCAGGAAAAACTCTACGCTACCATGGCCGGTCCGGCGTTCTACCAGGGCGATGGGGCTGAGATCGCCCGGGCCAGGGAGCGGTTGGCGGAACTGGAGAGGATTGTGGCTGCCGCCTATGACCGCTGGGAGGGGCTGGAGTCGGTTCAGGAGCAATACCTGGCGGCAAAGGGCTGAGGGGAAGGACTGTTACGGTTGTTTTCAGCCTTTTGCAGGGATGCGGGGCTGTTTCCTTTTCAGGCCAAAGGGCTTGGTTTTTTTAAATGGTTTGCGGCTGTTGGTTTTCAGCCCTTTTTCCTCCCGGTCCCGGCCCGTTTCGATGACAACGTGTTTGCCGTTGATCATCAGGTACTGAAAGGCGCGGACCACCTGGGGGCTGAAGCGGCTGTCCGCCTCCAGCATGGTGGTGTGCTCGCTGACCTCTATTTTGCCGACCCTGATCCGCGGACCCATGATTTCATTGATTTGCCCGATCAGCCGTCTGGGCTGCATCCCGTCCTTGTATCCCACGTTGAGCCGGAACCGGGTGAACCGGGTCCGGCCGCCATGCCGGTCCGGCCCGGGTCCTGGCTGTTGCTTCGGCGGTCCCTGGCTACGACTATCGGGCACATTGAGGTCAGGGGCGTTGCGATAAGCCGCCAGGGTCTCCTTGAACGCCAGGGAGACGAACCGCTTGATCAGCTCATCCCGCTCCAGACCGGCAAGCCGGGCCGAGATAACCGGCCAGAAGGGCTCGATGGCGGCATGATCCACTGACTCGGCTTCCACGGTATCGATCAGGCCCAGCAACCGTTTCTCGCAGACCTCAAGGCCGGTGGGCACCCGGGCCTTTTTGAACTTGACCTTCAGCCGGCTTGCAATTTCCCTGATCTTGTACTGCTCCTTTAAATGGATCAGGGCGATGGAGACGCCGGCCTTGCCGGCCCGGCCGGTCCGGCCGCTGCGGTGGGTGTAGTTGTCAGCGCTGTCCGGCAGGTTGTAGTTGATTACATGGGTGAGATCATGCACGTCCAGGCCCCGGGCCGCCACATCGGTGGCCACCAGCAGCTCTACCTGGCGGCAACGGAATTTGTTCATCACCTGGTCGCGCTGGCCCTGGGACAGGTCGCCGTGCAGGGCGTCGGCCCGGTAGCCGTCCCGGACCAGCCGGTCGGCCACCTCCTGGGTCTCCTGCCGGGTCCGGCAGAAAATGATCGCATAGAGACCGGGGATGCTGTCGGCAATGCGCCGCAAGGCAGGGTAGCGGTCCCGGGCCTGGACCAGGTAAAAGAGATGACTGACGGTATCCACCCCGCCGTTGCGGCGGCCGACCACGATCTCCCGCGGCCGGCGCATGTAGCGGCCGGCTATCCCGGCCACCTCCCTGGGCATGGTCGCGGAAAAGAGCAGGCAGGTCTTGTTGTCCGGGGTCTGGCCGAGGATAGCGTTGAGTTCGTCCTGGAAACCCATCTGCAGCATCTCGTCGGCCTCGTCCAGCACCACGGCGTGGAGGGCGGACAGGTCGGCCACCCCCCGGCGGAGCAGGTCGTGGAGACGGCCGGGGGTGGCGACAATGATCTGTACCCCCTGGCGCAGGGCCTTGATCTGGCGGTCGATGGGCGCGCCGCCGTACACCGGGACCACTGTGATCGCCGCCTGGAAGCGGCTGAAACCGGCCAGGTCCCGGGCCACCTGGAGGCAGAGTTCCCTGGTCGGGCAGAGGACCAGGGCCTGGGGTTTTTTCCGGCCGGGATCGCATAGCTGGAGCAGGGGGATGCCAAAGGCGCCGGTCTTGCCGGTGCCGGTCTGGGCGAGCACCACCAGGTCGGCCCGTTCCTCCAGGGCCGTTGGGATTACCTGCTCCTGGACCGGGGTGGGCTCGGTAAAGCCCAGTTCCTCCAGGCCGCGGATGATATCCGGGTGGATGCCGAGTGCTGCGAATGAGGTCATGTCTTTTGTTCCTGGGAAATGGGGGGGCAGGGGCCGCAGGGGCCGGCGCTGCAATAAAAAAAAGCCCCGCCACATGCGGGGCTGCGTCTCTTCTTTTCCTGCCTGTAATGGGTCCAGCCGCCATGGTATAAACAAAAAAACAAAAAAACCGCACCCTCGGTAAAAGAGGATTGTGCGGCCGGCAAGGTGTACTTTTCATCCATTCAAGCAAGAGATACTGCACAAGTGTGCGACTCATCTACCATGGAGTTCTCAAAAAAGCAAAACCTTTCTCGCGAATCGTCCCAATGAAACAAGCTTACCATGCCGGCCCTGGGAAAAGAAGCTGGCCCGGCCTTGACCGCCGCGGCCCGGGCGGGCGAACATGAATTGCCTGGCAAATGGCTGGTTGACAATGCTATGGTGGACCCAGGAATTTACTATTGATTCGGAGGTGCGGCAGCAGATGGTCGAAACAATTGATATTCTCTTTGTCCTGGCCGGGCTGGTGGGCGGCTTCGGCATTGCCTGGTTTATCCTCCGGGGCCGGCGGCGGCTCTTTGAGGAGCAGGTCCGGGGCGAACGAACCGCAACGGCCCGGTTGCTCCAGGACCGGGAGCAGCAACTGGCCGAGGCCCGGGAGTCGGCCCGTCTGCTCCGGGAAGAACTGGATGGTCTGCTGACCCGGTTCCGGGAACAGGGCGAGCGGCGGGCCGCGGCCGAGGAGAAGTGCGGCCGCATTGCGGAGCTGGAACAGGCCCTTGATGACCGGGAAAAGGCGGCCCGGGCCCTGCGGGATGAGAATACCGGGTTAAAGACCAGGCTCTCCGGGCTTGAGACCCGGCTGGTTGAGGAACAGAAGCGTTCCGAGGAGAAACTGCTTCTGCTCGCCGAGGCCCGGGACCAGTTGAAGATCGAATTTCAGAATCTGGCCCAGAAGATCTTTGAGGAAAAGGGGCAGAAGTTCACTGAGCAGAACCGGGTCAACCTGGACGGGGTACTCCGGCCGATGCGGGAACAACTGGCCGAGTTCAAGAAACGGGTCGAGGACGTCTATGACAAGGAGTCCAAGGAGCGGCTTTCCCTGCTCCACGAGATCGGTACCCTCAAGGCCCTGAACCAGCGGATCAGCGAAGACGCTGTCAACCTGACCAATGCCCTGAAGGGCCAGAGCAAGACCCAGGGGGCCTGGGGCGAGATGATCCTGGAGCGGGTCCTTGAGGAGTCCGGCCTGCGCAAGGGGCGGGAATATGAGAGCCAGTCCGGTTTTACCGGTGAGCAGGGGCAACAACTGCGGCCCGACGTGGTGGTGCACCTGCCCGAGGGCAAGGACGTGGTCATAGATTCCAAGGTCTCGCTCACTGCTTATGAACGTTTCTGCGCCGCGGCCACGGAGGAGGAACGGGCCCGGCAGCTCAAGCTGCACATCGCCTCGCTCAGGGCCCATGTCAAGGGGTTGAGCGACAAGAACTACACCGGGTTGGCCGGGATCCGCTCCCTGGACTTTGTCCTCCTGTTCCTGCCCGTTGAGGGCGCCTTTCTGGCGGCCGTTGACAGCGACTCCGGTCTGTTCAACGACGCCTTAAGCAAAAACATTCTTCTGGTCTGTCCCTCCACCCTGCTCGCCACCCTGCGCACCATCCAGAATATCTGGCGCTACGAGTATCAGAACCGCAACGCCCTGGAGATCGCCAAAAAGGCCGGTGACCTCTACGATAAGTTCGTCGGCTTTGTCGAGGCCCTGGAGGATGTGGGCCACAAGATCGCCAAGGCCCGCGATGCCTATGACACGGCCCATAAGCGGTTGGTCAGCGGCCGGGGCAACCTGATCAGGAGGGCCCGGGACCTGGAACGGCTCGGGGTCAAGGCCCGCAAATCCCTGCCCGGGGAACTGGTCAATGAGGCGGAGCCGGACCAGGGGCCGGACGCCGGAGGAGGCAACTCTCCGGCAGACACTAACTCCTAACGATACTCGGGGTACAGGGCCAGGATCGACGATTCATCGGCCGCCATCACCCCCCGTTCACTGATCAGGCCGGTGATCAGCCGGGCCGGGGTGATATCAAAGCCGTAGTTGGCCGTCCGGGTATCCGGCGGACTGATCAACACCGTGGCCGGGGTCCGGTCCGGACCCAGGCCGGTGACATACCTTATCTCGTCGCCGCTTCGTTGCTCAATCGGAATCTCGGTCAGGCCGTGCCGGATGGTCCAGTCAAAGGTGGAGGAGGGCAGGGCCACATAAAAGGGGACCCCGCAGTCCATGGCCGCCAGGGCCTTGAGATAGGTGCCGATCTTGTTGGCCACGTCACCGGTGCGGGTGGTCCGGTCGGTGCCGACGATCACCAGATCGACCAGACCATGCTGCATCAGGTGGCCGCCGCAGTTGTCAACGATCAGGGTATGGGGAACCCCCTCCTGGCCCAGTTCCCAGGCGGTCAGCCGGGCGCCCTGGTTCCAGGGCCTGGTTTCGTCAACCCAGACATGGACCGGAATTTTCTCTTGATGCGCGGCATATATCGGCGCGGTGGCTGAGCCGTAATCCACAAAGGCCAGCCAGCCGGCATTGCAGTGGGTGAGGATGTTGACCGCTGTCCCGTCCTTGCGTCTACTGATTTCCTCGATGATTTTCAAGCCGTGCTCACCGATTCTCCGGCAGAATTCCGCATCCTGGTCGGCAATGGCGCAGGCAGTGGCAAAGGCGGTGTTGATCTTGTCCGCCACTGTGGCGGCCCCGGCCATGGCGGCCAGTTGCCGTTGCACGGCCCAGGCCAGGTTCGCGGCCGTGGGCCGGGTGGCGATCAGCCGGTCGGCCGCGGCCCGGATATCCCGGTCGAAATTATCCGGTTGCGCGGTCAGGGCGGCGATGTACATCCCGAACCCGGCGGTGGCGCCGATCAGCCCGGCGCCGCGGACATGCATCTCGCGGATGGCGGTCGCGAAATCTTCCACCGTGGCCAGGTCCTTGATCACGAACCAATGCGGCAGCTGGCGTTGATCGATGATCTGGATCGTCTTTTTATCTTCAGCCGGCCAGATGGTCCGGTAATGGGTATTGTCAACGTTCATCTTGCGTAAGTTCGGGTTGGTTATGAGAGCAGCATCCTGAGCAGGATAAATGAGATGAGGCCGATACCTATCGAGCCGTAGGCCAGCAGTCAGGGGATGCAGTCGCTGCGCATCCGCCGGGCCAAGAGGGCAAAGGTGAGGGCGGCAATAGCAAAGGAGAGTATAAAGAGAACGATGTCCGGCATGGCAGGTGTTTTTTTGTCCAGGTTAGGTTGACCGGGCTATCCGGGGTGTGGGCTGGCCCTGGCCGAAGAAGCGGACGAATTCCCGGGCCGGCAGCGGTTTGCCGAACAGGAAACCCTGGATATTGAAGCAGTCCTGTTTGTGGAGCAGGGCAAGCTGGGCCTCAAGTTCAACCCCCTCGGCCGTGGTATGGAGGTTCATGTTGCGGGCCAGGGCGATGATCGAGGAGACGATCACCGCATCGTTGGGATTGGTGTGAATCTGTTTGATAAAGGAGCGGTCGATCTTGAGCCTGGTGATGGGAAAGAGCCGCAGGTAGCTGAGCGAGGAGTAACCGGTGCCGAAATCGTCAATGGCGATCTGGATGCCCATGTCCGCGATTTTGTTCAGGATGCGGATATTTTTCTCAACATCCTGAACAATGATGCTTTCGGTGAGTTCCAGTTCGAGAAACCGGGGGTCAAGACCGGACCTGGCAAGGATATCGGTCACCAGCCCGTAAAAATCCCGCTGCCGGAACTGGCGGCCGGAGACGTTGACCGCCATGGTGATCGGCGGGAAGCCCTGTTCCTGCCAGGCCTTGTTCTGGGCGCAGGCCGTGCGCATCACCCATTCACCGATGGGCTCGATCAGGCCGGTCTCCTCGGCCAGCGGGATGAAGTTTCCCGGGGCGAGCAGGCCCTTTTCCGGATGATGCCAGCGGACCAGGGCCTCGGCGCCCATCAGGCGATTGGCCGCGGTGTCGAACTGGGGCTGATAGTAAAGGGTCAGTTCGTCCAACTCCAGGGCCTTGCGCAGTCCGTTCTCCAGCAGCAGGAATTCAAAGGCCCGGGTATTGGTGCCCGCGGTGTAGAACTGGTAATTGTTGCGGCCGGACTCCTTGGCCCGGAACATGGCCGAGTCAGCGCACTGCATCAGCCCGTCGCTGTCAACGCTGTCCTCGGGATAGAGGCTGATGCCGATGCTGGTGGAGACAACCAGTTCGAACTTTTCGATCAGAAACGGTTTGGCCAGGGCCGCCATGATGTTGCGGGTGACCACGGTCACATACTTGGAGTCCTTGATGTCGTCGAGAATTATGCCGAACTCGTCGCCGCTCAGCCGGGCCACGGTATCACTCCGGCGCAGGCAGCCCTGCAGCCGGCCGGCGATCTCCCGCAGTACCTTGTCGCCGGCCTCATGGCCCAGGGTCTCGTTGATCTTCTTGAATCGGTCCAGGTCGAGAAACAGGACCGCCACCAGGTTCTTGTGGCGCTGGGCCTTGGCCATCAGCATCTGCAGCCGGTCCTGAAACAGCATCCGGTTGGGAAGATTGGTGAGCGGGTCGTGCTGGGACAGGTAGTAGAGGCGCGATTCATCATTACGCAGTTCAGTCCTGGCCGTCTCGTCGGCCGACTGGTTCCGGAAGATCTCAAGGCACCCGCTCAGGGTGCCCTCTTCATTCCACAGGGGCGAGGCCTTGATCTCACAGACATTTTCCTCGCCATTGTCACCGGGCCGGGTCTGGACGATTGTGACCGGCCGGCCGGTTTTTTTAACATCCTCCAGGGGGCACTGGTGCATGTTTTCGGAACAGGAGGCGCTGAAACGGGGAACGGTCTGATAACAGTACAGTTCCTCTTGCTCCAGGAGTTCGGCGGACAGAAGGTCCCGGGCCGCCTGGTTCATCATCAGCACCTTTTTGTTCAGATCGATCAACTGGGCCGGCTCGATTAACCCGTCGATGATGGTCTGGAGAAAATGGTGGTCAAGGGGAGCGGTATTTTCTTCCGGCCCGGAGTTGTCAGCAGGCGTTGTCGCAAGGTCCGGACCGGTCTTTTTCTTCCCCTGCTTCTTTTCCTCTTCGTCAAGCCGGGCCTGATACCGTTGGGAGAGGCGAAGCAGCTCCGCCCGCTCCCTGGCCTTGTCAATGGCATGGAGCAAGAGCGCCGGGGAATCAGCAACGGATCTGGCAACCAGGTCCCAGGCCCCGAGACGCAGGGCCTGGAGCGCGTCGGCGATATGCTCCTGGTCGGACAGGACGAGCAGCGGCGTTTGCAACGAGTCGCGGGTAAGGGTCCGCACCATCTCCAGGGGATCGGCACCTGGAAGCTGCAGATCAAGGAGCACCAGGTCCGGTTTGTTCGTTTCCATGATCCCGGCATATTGGCTGCTGTTTTCAGCCTCAAGGACAGAGAAGTTCCGGCTGACGAGAAGAGAGGTGATGGAGAGACGCGTTTTACCGGGGGCAACAACGGCCAGAACCGTGTAGCTGGAGCGGCAGGACGTCTGGGATGGATCTGTCATCGGGTAACTCTCACGGGTTGCGTACCAGACCGGAGTTATAAAGGGAAAGACCGCGGGTTGTCACGGGTGGTGCGGGCAAGCGCGGACTCCGGGTGCCGTTCGTGAGTACTAGCGTCATGGGGTGTGTCCGGGCGATGCTGTTTTCCCAGGGGCATTGACAGGGGAATAGGTTGATATCATAACCGGAAACAGGTACCTTTACCCTGATAAGTTATGCAATAAAAAAGGAAAAATTACAACGATTCTTTTGACGGCAGGCCGGCGGGGCATGGAGAGACGAGCTGAAGGAGGCGATGGGGCGCCACTGATCCGGGATCGGACGCGACCGGTCCTGGTGGTCGGTTCCGACGGTTTTTTGCTGGGTGCCCCGGCCACCCTGGTTCAGCGGCTCAAGGAACTGCTCACCATTGACAACCCCAAGTATAAGGATGCCAGGAAGTACGCCCGCTGGGTGGGGAAAAATTTCAAGCGCAAACTATATTTCTATGAACTGGAAAAGGAGGGGATCCGGTTCCCGCGTGGTTTTGCCAATCATGTGGTGGACCTCTGCCGCCGCCTGACCGGGCAGGGGCCGCGGATCGTCGACCAGCGGCGGCTGCTGCCCGAGGTGGAGTTCAGTTTTCAGGGCCAACTGCGGCCCTATCAGGACGAGGCGGTCAAGGCGGTGATGGCGCGTCAGTTCGGGGTGCTGGTGGCCGGCACTGGTTCCGGCAAGACGGTGATGGCCCTGGCGGTGATCGCGGCCCGGCGGCAGCCGACCCTGATCCTGCTCCACAACAAGGAGTTATTGTACCAATGGCAGGCCCGGGTACGGCAGTTTCTTGATATCGAGCCCGGCCTGATCGGCGACGGCCATTATGATGTCCAGCCGGTGTCAATCGGTATTGTCAACACGGTGCGCAAGCATCTTGATGAACTGCCAGGCTGTTTCGGCCAGCTCATCGTCGATGAGTGTCACCGGGTGCCGGCCAGCCTGTTCACCGGGGTGGTCACCGCCTTTGACTGTCAGTACTCCCTGGGGCTGTCCGCCACTGCCTTTCGCCGCGAGGACGGGATGACCCGCCTTATCTATCTCTTTATGGGCGAACGGGTCCACCAGGTCGATCCCCGGGAACTGGAGGCGGTGGGCGCCGTGCTCCGGCCCGAGTACATCCAGCATCCCACCGGGTTCCGCTATTCCTTTCGTGGTGATTACCAGGCCCTGATGACCGCCCTGACCGCGGACGAGGCCCGCAACCAACAGATCGCCGCTGACGTGGCCCGGGAGGTGGCCGCTGGCCAGGGGGTGGCGCTGGTGGTCAGTGACCGGGTGGCCCATTGTCAGTATCTGGCTGATCTGCTGGTCGAGCGCGGGATTAACGCAGTGGTGTTGACCGGCCGGCTCTCCGGCGAGGAGCGGGCCCGGATCGTCGAGGCGGTAAGGGGAAACAGGGTCCAGGTTCTGGTCTCCACCCTGCAGCTGGTGGGCGAGGGGTTTGACGTTGCCGGCCTGACCTCTCTCTTCCTGACCACGCCGATTAAGTTTACCGGCCGGCTGCAGCAGGTGATCGGCCGGATTCTCCGGCCGGCTACCGGTAAACAGCCCCGGGTGATCGATTACGTTGACGAGCAGGTCGGGGTGCTTCGCGCCTCAGCCCGGAACCGGCGGCTGATTTACAGTTAGGGCCCAAAAGACGGAGGACAGTGGACGGTGGGCAGAGGACCCGCCTGCGCCATCCTCCTTCGCCTGAAGGCTACGGCGGATAAAAGGCTTCGGCGTGGCACGCAGTGGACGGTGAAAAAATATGTGGCTGTAATCATGGCCCGGAATATAATATTTTTTTGACCCCTGACCCCT is drawn from Desulfobacterales bacterium and contains these coding sequences:
- a CDS encoding ATP-binding cassette domain-containing protein: MALITFQEVCLGFGNAPLLDRVSLRIEPGERVCLKGRNGEGKSTLMKLMAGDLVPDSGRVLRRPGLRIGRLDQEVPGSLTGSVFDVVAGGLGGMMGPLARHHALITRLAGESGESLLNDLAAVEQELETSGAWSFQQRIDTVLTRLKLEPGQLFEHLSGGMKRRVLLARALAIGPDLLLLDEPTNHLDIESIAWLEEFLLNSGPALLFVTHDRWFLQKLATRILDLDRGRVTSWPGDYETYLRRKEESLAVESAHQAEFDRKLAREEVWIRKGIKARRTRNEGRVRALVEMRQERRARREQLGRVRMEVAGATMSGKLVASLRKVSYSFADTGKEIIKDLTATVFRGDKIGLIGPNGIGKTTLLRLLLGELAPTKGQIRLGTNLAPGYFDQQRDQLDREKSVIDNLGDGTEFVEINGRQRHMIGYLRDFLFTPDRARSPVKILSGGERNRLLLARLFARPSNILVLDEPTNDLDMETLELLEELLLDYSGTVLLVSHDRAFINNVVTSTLVFEGNGLVREYAGGYDDWLRQRATPEPDKGTAGTIKKERVKSRANGPRKLTFKEARELEGLPGRIEALEQEQEKLYATMAGPAFYQGDGAEIARARERLAELERIVAAAYDRWEGLESVQEQYLAAKG
- a CDS encoding DEAD/DEAH box helicase codes for the protein MTSFAALGIHPDIIRGLEELGFTEPTPVQEQVIPTALEERADLVVLAQTGTGKTGAFGIPLLQLCDPGRKKPQALVLCPTRELCLQVARDLAGFSRFQAAITVVPVYGGAPIDRQIKALRQGVQIIVATPGRLHDLLRRGVADLSALHAVVLDEADEMLQMGFQDELNAILGQTPDNKTCLLFSATMPREVAGIAGRYMRRPREIVVGRRNGGVDTVSHLFYLVQARDRYPALRRIADSIPGLYAIIFCRTRQETQEVADRLVRDGYRADALHGDLSQGQRDQVMNKFRCRQVELLVATDVAARGLDVHDLTHVINYNLPDSADNYTHRSGRTGRAGKAGVSIALIHLKEQYKIREIASRLKVKFKKARVPTGLEVCEKRLLGLIDTVEAESVDHAAIEPFWPVISARLAGLERDELIKRFVSLAFKETLAAYRNAPDLNVPDSRSQGPPKQQPGPGPDRHGGRTRFTRFRLNVGYKDGMQPRRLIGQINEIMGPRIRVGKIEVSEHTTMLEADSRFSPQVVRAFQYLMINGKHVVIETGRDREEKGLKTNSRKPFKKTKPFGLKRKQPRIPAKG
- the rmuC gene encoding DNA recombination protein RmuC is translated as MVETIDILFVLAGLVGGFGIAWFILRGRRRLFEEQVRGERTATARLLQDREQQLAEARESARLLREELDGLLTRFREQGERRAAAEEKCGRIAELEQALDDREKAARALRDENTGLKTRLSGLETRLVEEQKRSEEKLLLLAEARDQLKIEFQNLAQKIFEEKGQKFTEQNRVNLDGVLRPMREQLAEFKKRVEDVYDKESKERLSLLHEIGTLKALNQRISEDAVNLTNALKGQSKTQGAWGEMILERVLEESGLRKGREYESQSGFTGEQGQQLRPDVVVHLPEGKDVVIDSKVSLTAYERFCAAATEEERARQLKLHIASLRAHVKGLSDKNYTGLAGIRSLDFVLLFLPVEGAFLAAVDSDSGLFNDALSKNILLVCPSTLLATLRTIQNIWRYEYQNRNALEIAKKAGDLYDKFVGFVEALEDVGHKIAKARDAYDTAHKRLVSGRGNLIRRARDLERLGVKARKSLPGELVNEAEPDQGPDAGGGNSPADTNS
- the mtnA gene encoding S-methyl-5-thioribose-1-phosphate isomerase, which translates into the protein MNVDNTHYRTIWPAEDKKTIQIIDQRQLPHWFVIKDLATVEDFATAIREMHVRGAGLIGATAGFGMYIAALTAQPDNFDRDIRAAADRLIATRPTAANLAWAVQRQLAAMAGAATVADKINTAFATACAIADQDAEFCRRIGEHGLKIIEEISRRKDGTAVNILTHCNAGWLAFVDYGSATAPIYAAHQEKIPVHVWVDETRPWNQGARLTAWELGQEGVPHTLIVDNCGGHLMQHGLVDLVIVGTDRTTRTGDVANKIGTYLKALAAMDCGVPFYVALPSSTFDWTIRHGLTEIPIEQRSGDEIRYVTGLGPDRTPATVLISPPDTRTANYGFDITPARLITGLISERGVMAADESSILALYPEYR
- a CDS encoding EAL domain-containing protein, whose protein sequence is MTDPSQTSCRSSYTVLAVVAPGKTRLSITSLLVSRNFSVLEAENSSQYAGIMETNKPDLVLLDLQLPGADPLEMVRTLTRDSLQTPLLVLSDQEHIADALQALRLGAWDLVARSVADSPALLLHAIDKARERAELLRLSQRYQARLDEEEKKQGKKKTGPDLATTPADNSGPEENTAPLDHHFLQTIIDGLIEPAQLIDLNKKVLMMNQAARDLLSAELLEQEELYCYQTVPRFSASCSENMHQCPLEDVKKTGRPVTIVQTRPGDNGEENVCEIKASPLWNEEGTLSGCLEIFRNQSADETARTELRNDESRLYYLSQHDPLTNLPNRMLFQDRLQMLMAKAQRHKNLVAVLFLDLDRFKKINETLGHEAGDKVLREIAGRLQGCLRRSDTVARLSGDEFGIILDDIKDSKYVTVVTRNIMAALAKPFLIEKFELVVSTSIGISLYPEDSVDSDGLMQCADSAMFRAKESGRNNYQFYTAGTNTRAFEFLLLENGLRKALELDELTLYYQPQFDTAANRLMGAEALVRWHHPEKGLLAPGNFIPLAEETGLIEPIGEWVMRTACAQNKAWQEQGFPPITMAVNVSGRQFRQRDFYGLVTDILARSGLDPRFLELELTESIIVQDVEKNIRILNKIADMGIQIAIDDFGTGYSSLSYLRLFPITRLKIDRSFIKQIHTNPNDAVIVSSIIALARNMNLHTTAEGVELEAQLALLHKQDCFNIQGFLFGKPLPAREFVRFFGQGQPTPRIARST
- a CDS encoding DEAD/DEAH box helicase, with the protein product MERRAEGGDGAPLIRDRTRPVLVVGSDGFLLGAPATLVQRLKELLTIDNPKYKDARKYARWVGKNFKRKLYFYELEKEGIRFPRGFANHVVDLCRRLTGQGPRIVDQRRLLPEVEFSFQGQLRPYQDEAVKAVMARQFGVLVAGTGSGKTVMALAVIAARRQPTLILLHNKELLYQWQARVRQFLDIEPGLIGDGHYDVQPVSIGIVNTVRKHLDELPGCFGQLIVDECHRVPASLFTGVVTAFDCQYSLGLSATAFRREDGMTRLIYLFMGERVHQVDPRELEAVGAVLRPEYIQHPTGFRYSFRGDYQALMTALTADEARNQQIAADVAREVAAGQGVALVVSDRVAHCQYLADLLVERGINAVVLTGRLSGEERARIVEAVRGNRVQVLVSTLQLVGEGFDVAGLTSLFLTTPIKFTGRLQQVIGRILRPATGKQPRVIDYVDEQVGVLRASARNRRLIYS